A genomic window from Coccinella septempunctata chromosome 9, icCocSept1.1, whole genome shotgun sequence includes:
- the LOC123320201 gene encoding proline dehydrogenase 1, mitochondrial produces MALLRSVVNTSANKKYGFLFGTLKRGKFGRIDVNKLVLKSTSTCYTTAATTQVQPAQFSDTLDVSFSDARAAFKSKTNWELIRAYLVYALCSFDYLVEHNMKLMKLAQAVFGEKVFIKMMRGTFYGHFVAGEDEIRIRPTLERLRSFGVKPILDYSVEEDLSQEEAEKLEVEASVPESGDTIEKGDLKQYHVDRTFADRRYKVQSARTYFYLNEATCERNMETFIKCLAAIKDSTYGTGITAIKLTALGRPQLLLQLSEVIMRTRKIMADIVGGGGNVLSHHMRPEMLEKKFADANFRDMDGVREFLKKVTYDKEGILHLFPWSGIVDDNKELSSTFRIPDLKEGRMVRLIKHLSPKEEEMFRNMIRRLTTIVSAAREMDVRIMVDAEQTYFQPAIARITLEFMRKFNKEKAIVFNTYQCYLKNALNEVSTDLEQAKRQNFYFGAKLVRGAYIEQERARAAALGYEDPTNPNFEETSEMYHKTLSECLRRIKEFKDKGEDKKIAIMVASHNEDTVRFAIEKMKELGIQPNEKVICFGQLLGMCDYITFPLGQSGYSAYKYIPYGPVKEVLPYLSRRAQENKGILQKIQKEKKLLLSEIIRRLGTGRLFYTPKGNYVPV; encoded by the exons ATGGCTTTATTGCGATCTGTGGTAAATACTAGTGCGAATAAAAAGTATGGTTTTTTGTTCGGTACCTTAAAAAGAGGCAAATTCGGTAGGATTGATGTGAATAAATTGGTTTTGAAGTCCACTTCTACCTGTTATACGACGGCAGCCACTACCCAGGTGCAACCTGCACAATTTTCCGATACCCTCGATGTCTCATTCAGCGATGCAAGAGCCGCCTTCAAGAGTAAAACAAATTGGGAGCTCATTAGGGCATACCTCGTCTACGCGTTATGTTCTTTCGACTACCTTGTGGAGCATAACATGAAG CTCATGAAACTGGCACAGGCCGTGTTCGGCGAGAAGGTCTTCATAAAGATGATGCGGGGTACATTCTACGGCCATTTCGTGGCCGGCGAAGACGAGATACGCATAAGGCCGACCCTGGAGAGACTGAGATCGTTCGGAGTGAAACCGATCCTGGATTACTCCGTTGAAGAGGATTTGTCGCAGGAAGAAGCAGAGAAACTTGAGGTCGA AGCATCGGTTCCCGAGTCCGGTGATACGATCGAAAAGGGCGACCTGAAACAATACCACGTAGATAGGACGTTCGCGGATCGTCGTTACAAGGTACAGTCGGCCCGTACCTACTTCTACCTCAACGAGGCCACGTGCGAGAGGAACATGGAAACCTTCATCAAATGTCTGGCAGCCATCAAAG ATTCAACATACGGAACGGGCATCACAGCCATCAAACTCACGGCCTTAGGTAGACCTCAACTATTG CTGCAACTGTCAGAAGTAATCATGAGGACGCGTAAGATAATGGCGGACATCGTAGGCGGCGGAGGAAACGTACTCTCTCACCACATGCGACCGGAGATGCTGGAGAAGAAGTTCGCCGACGCCAATTTCAGAGACATGGACGGCGTTAGGGAGTTCCTCAAGAAGGTCACATACGACAAGGAAGG AATCCTCCATCTGTTCCCGTGGTCCGGCATCGTCGACGACAACAAAGAACTGAGCAGCACCTTCAGGATACCCGACCTGAAGGAAGGCCGTATGGTCAGACTGATCAAGCATCTGTCGCCCAAGGAGGAGGAGATGTTCAGGAACATGATCAGGAG GCTCACCACGATAGTGAGCGCGGCCAGAGAGATGGACGTGCGCATCATGGTAGACGCCGAACAGACCTATTTCCAGCCAGCAATAGCCCGTATCACGTTGGAGTTCATGAGGAAGTTCAACAAGGAGAAGGCGATCGTCTTCAACACCTACCAGTGCTACCTGAAGAACGCCCTCAATGAGGTGTCCACCGATTTGGAACAGGCCAAACGTCAGAACTTTTATTTCGGCGCCAAACTAGTCAGAGGCGCGTACATAGAACAG GAAAGAGCCAGGGCGGCCGCCTTGGGCTACGAAGACCCCACCAACCCGAACTTCGAGGAAACGTCCGAGATGTACCACAAGACCCTGTCCGAGTGCCTGAGGAGGATCAAGGAGTTCAAGGACAAGGGCGAGGACAAGAAGATCGCCATCATGGTCGCGTCCCATAACGAGGACACCGTCAGGTTCGCCATCGAGAAGATGAAGGAGCTGGGCATCCAGCCCAACGAGAAGGTCATCTGTTTCGGTCAGCTGTTGGGCATGTGCGACTACATAACCTTCCCCCTAG GTCAGTCAGGATACTCAGCATACAAATATATCCCCTACGGCCCTGTGAAAGAAGTTCTCCCCTACTTGTCCAGACGAGCACAGGAGAACAAGGGCATTTTACAGAAAATCCAGAAAGAAAAGAAACTTCTTTTGTCAGAAATCATCCGTCGTTTAGGAACTGGAAGGTTGTTCTATACTCCGAAGGGAAATTATGTCCCAGTataa
- the LOC123320154 gene encoding uncharacterized protein LOC123320154, with the protein MSSDSGYEYECSRAELLGIPPPSYDEYLKNMAERSTNAEMENEKLEENFQETKKDDEEAKGSPSGKLNEINNILQSTQEKLNRFKTSYGSLTNAFKSKLGKSLDISFIQSQANGSRTNGDTGPSNTNRDKSEEPIIGSSMVDDKDSEMASNRTRQNGQSFDLSCGSSRDDDPTAYREVELNEDPNVDSKGAQEGKKFLNFGFLNLGGGK; encoded by the exons ATGAGCAGTGATTCCGGTTATGAGTATGAGTGCTCAAGGGCGGAACTTTTGGGCATTCCGCCGCCTTCCTACGATGAATATCTGAAGAATATGGCGGAGAGAAGCACGAACGCGGAGatggaaaacgaaaaattggaggaaaatttccAG GAAACCAAGAAAGATGATGAAGAAGCCAAAGGGTCTCCTTCTGGAAAATTGAACGAAATCAACAATATCTTACAGAGCACGCAGGAGAAGCTGAATCGCTTCAAG ACCTCGTACGGATCCCTGACGAACGCCTTCAAATCGAAGCTCGGCAAAAGTCTGGACATCTCCTTCATCCAATCGCAGGCGAACGGATCCAGGACCAATGGCGATACGGGACCGTCGAATACAAACAGAGATAAGAGCGAAGAGCCGATCATTGGATCATCAATGGTCGACGATAAGGACTCGGAGATGGCGTCCAATCGAACGAGGCAAAACGGACAGTCCTTCGACCTGAGCTGCGGCTCCAGCAGGGATGACGACCCCACGGCCTACAGGGAGGTAGAACTGAACGAGGACCCGAACGTGGACTCGAAGGGCGCTCAGGAGGGGAAGAAATTTCTCAACTTCGGTTTTCTCAATTTGGGCGGCGGGAAATAG